The nucleotide window AATACACGTCAACCTCGGCTGAAAGCACGCTCGCCGGGGCTGCGTCGAGTAAAGCTTCGAAATAGGTTTTGCCTTGGGATACCTTCATCTCGGCGTCGTGATTGTGATAGCACAGCTGGATGCCATAGGCCCGCAAGGCCCGGCCCGCCTCTGTCAGCCTCGCTCCCAGGTTTGCGGCAGCCTCTGCCGAAGGAAGCAACACGGGATCTATCCACGGGCAGATCACATTCCGTGTCTGAAAAAGCAGCGCATCGCGAATCACCGAATTGATGTCCGTGGTGAGCGCCTGAAACATCACATGCATCCCGGAGACCTGCAGGCCGACGTTGTCGAGTGCTTTCTTGGCTCCAGCTGCGTCGAGGTTGCCATAGCCG belongs to Opitutaceae bacterium and includes:
- a CDS encoding sugar phosphate isomerase/epimerase — translated: MKKPLSIQMWSLRDDQAKDFAATVRTVKEIGFAGVELAGYGNLDAAGAKKALDNVGLQVSGMHVMFQALTTDINSVIRDALLFQTRNVICPWIDPVLLPSAEAAANLGARLTEAGRALRAYGIQLCYHNHDAEMKVSQGKTYFEALLDAAPASVLSAEVDVYWVKYAGLNPVELLRRLGTRCALVHLKDQKELGTGPVDFPTLFTLLDQMPWLEWHVFEQENYSHAPLESVRQSFEQLRKWGRV